One Nostoc sp. CENA543 genomic window, TCACTTCAGCATTTCTGATTGTATTTCCTGGCTTTCACTAAGCTTTGCTTCAAATTGTAAAGTCTCCTGCCCTACCTCCAGGTGTTCGGAGGTGGGGCGTAACCCATGTGAAGGATAATAAATGGTTGTTGTCAACGTACAGGGTGATACAGCCCTGAATCAGAGTTATACCTCCAACCCAAACCACTAGGGTCGCGTCCCCGACTCCAGCTAATAAACTCCTCCGGCTTTTTGGCTGTCACTCGCATCCGCTCTAGAGAATCCGAATCAACCCCCAAACGCTTGGCTAGGTTTTGGGGTGTATAAGTATCTATTTTGACCTCACCTTGCCCTTGATAGTACCGCGATGATGATTGCTTGCGTTTACTGATGCTATTGAGGTAGATAATCAGTTGGTTATACGCCGACTCTAGCTGCTCGATACGCTCCCTCATGGTAGCCAGTTGTTCTGACAATTCACCAGCAGAGTTTGACTCCAGGCGCGATTCTAGTTGGGCTACCCGTTGCGTTAACTGTTGTATGCCAGCATTGCTATCGATATCAGCAGTGCTATCTAGTTTGTTAACTAATTCTTGGATTCCTTGCAGCACCTCGACTGTGCGGCCTTGTCTGTGCAACCGAGACAACTCCCGTACAGCATCTTTTAAGGCAACGGGGACGCGGAGCATCTCGCTGGGCGGCGGTTTTTTGCTTTGTTTTTTCTGTGCGGGCATGGTGATATCTGGGGTGATATCGCTATTGTAGGCAAAAACCAGGGCATTATATTTTCAAGAGTTTTAGTGATTGGGGTTGATGTAATGGCAGAGCGTGAATGTGTTTTGTGCTGTAAAGGAAACACCACAGAATACGTGATAAATTAATTATCGAAAAGATTTATTTTCGGTAATGTTATGTCGTCTGCTGATGATTCACATTCACTCTCCTTGGTCAATCCCTTCCAAGTGGCGGCCGAGCGTGACCTGTTGGCAGAACTGTTGGTGGGTAAGCGCAATAAAAGCACTCGTCATGAGTACGCTAAAGATTTAAAAAAATTTTTCATGGCGGTATGCGCCCAAGAACCTACACCCGCTTTGGTGGCACAGTTCTTGCAGATGGACAGATACTCGGCTGTAACTTTGGTTTTGCGCTACAAAGCGGAGTTGATTGACCAAGGGTTGAAGGAAGCAACTGTGAATCGGCGGTTGGCAGCAATTAAGTCACTGGTTAACTATGCCTATAAGGTGGGTAAGTGTGACTGGACTTTGGCTGATATTCAAAATGAGAAAATCAAACCTTACCGCGATACGACGGGCATTAGTCCAGAAGCATTTAAAAAGATATTAGCAATACCAGACCGGGAAACTTTAAAAGGTAAACGCGATTATGCAATTCTGCGGCTGTTGTGGGCTAATGCTCTGCGCCGGGAGGAAATTTCCCTGTGCAATATTGAGGATTTGGATTTAGAAGCTAGGACTTTGAGTATTTTAGGCAAGGGTAGGGGAACTCAAAAGGAAAATATCGATTTGCATCCCAAGAGCTGCAAGGCCCTTCAGGATTGGTTGTGGGAGAGGAAGGAATTAGACATTAAGCAACCGTTGTTTATTTCGTTACGCCCTTACTACGGGCATCGGCTGACGGGGGATGGCATCCGTAAGATTGTGGTAGCCTACGCCAAGGAAGCGGGTATTTCTAAAATTGTCAGCCCGCACAAGATTAGGCATTCGTCGGTGACGGCGGCACTGGATGTAAGTGGAGGAGATGTGAGAAGTGTGCAAAAGTTGAGCCGTCACGCGAATTTAAATACTTTAATGATTTATGATGACAACCGCACTAAAGCGCAGGGGAAAATTACAGCTCTATTGGAAGATTTGGTGTGAAATTTATCAAGGGTTTGCGGAGATGATTTCACAGTTGAGGAGTTTATGGGCTTGTATGCTAGTGACTCAACCACAGAGGAAGATTAGCCTAGTCTCTCTACTGAGTTTACGGAAGAAAGGCAGATAAATTTGATGAGCAGTGACGTTGTAAAACTACCTCAATTTGATGGGCTAGATGTTTCTGCTCTCTCTCGATTATTTGCCAACACTACCAATTCATACAAGTACATTTTTTTCTTATCTCTTTTAGATATCTTGATTAGGCGTAAATTTGATGCGTCTTTACCAATTAGCTTTAGAGAAATCACAATTGAAATGTTAGCTAATGCTTGGTATCCCCATAGTTACTTTCACTTATCTTTTGGAGTACAAGACCAGATTGCTAACAAACTAAATTTATTAGATATAACACTTAGTGATACTAGTTTTAAAGATTCTGATAAAAGCGAGTTAAGAGCAAAAATAAGTCAACAAAATTTAGATGATATGCTAATCAGGCAATCATCTTTAATGAGATATGTACCCTTTCGATTAATCAGACCATTCTTTACGCATTTATTAGGTAAAATCAAAAGTGATGATGAAGTAAATAAAAAAATCATACCTTTAGCTAATACTTACTTTGATACTCTCAAGCCTCTGTATCGGTTTGATGGGAGTTCGCCTAATCAATGCCAGTTTATAAATTTTCATCCAGAATGGGTTTCATATATAAAACACAATTATATAATTGTGCGTTCTTGGGTATCTTGGGAATGGCTAAAATATATGCAAAGGCGTAATCCTAGCGTTCCCGCCCTTAGTAATAAACTATTTCCACCACAAAAAAGAGAATCTTTAGAAAGACAGACAGAATATTGGAAATTAATATTACAATTTACTAATCTCCACTGTATTTATTCTGGTGAACTGATAAATATAAATGATTTTTCTCTTGACCATTACTTACCTTGGTCATTTGTAACACACGATAATCTTTGGAATTTAATTCCAACTTTGCCAGATGTTAATTCATCTAAATCTAATAAGCTACCTGCAAGTATTTATTTTAATGCTTTCGTAGCAATGCAGCACGAAGGGCTGAAGATTTCTCATGAAAATATGAAATTGCAACAATGGAATAAATATATTGAGTCATATATAACTGAACTCAAAATCACTGATACGAATGACATTC contains:
- a CDS encoding Hpt domain-containing protein; protein product: MPAQKKQSKKPPPSEMLRVPVALKDAVRELSRLHRQGRTVEVLQGIQELVNKLDSTADIDSNAGIQQLTQRVAQLESRLESNSAGELSEQLATMRERIEQLESAYNQLIIYLNSISKRKQSSSRYYQGQGEVKIDTYTPQNLAKRLGVDSDSLERMRVTAKKPEEFISWSRGRDPSGLGWRYNSDSGLYHPVR
- a CDS encoding tyrosine-type recombinase/integrase, whose protein sequence is MSSADDSHSLSLVNPFQVAAERDLLAELLVGKRNKSTRHEYAKDLKKFFMAVCAQEPTPALVAQFLQMDRYSAVTLVLRYKAELIDQGLKEATVNRRLAAIKSLVNYAYKVGKCDWTLADIQNEKIKPYRDTTGISPEAFKKILAIPDRETLKGKRDYAILRLLWANALRREEISLCNIEDLDLEARTLSILGKGRGTQKENIDLHPKSCKALQDWLWERKELDIKQPLFISLRPYYGHRLTGDGIRKIVVAYAKEAGISKIVSPHKIRHSSVTAALDVSGGDVRSVQKLSRHANLNTLMIYDDNRTKAQGKITALLEDLV
- a CDS encoding HNH endonuclease domain-containing protein encodes the protein MSSDVVKLPQFDGLDVSALSRLFANTTNSYKYIFFLSLLDILIRRKFDASLPISFREITIEMLANAWYPHSYFHLSFGVQDQIANKLNLLDITLSDTSFKDSDKSELRAKISQQNLDDMLIRQSSLMRYVPFRLIRPFFTHLLGKIKSDDEVNKKIIPLANTYFDTLKPLYRFDGSSPNQCQFINFHPEWVSYIKHNYIIVRSWVSWEWLKYMQRRNPSVPALSNKLFPPQKRESLERQTEYWKLILQFTNLHCIYSGELININDFSLDHYLPWSFVTHDNLWNLIPTLPDVNSSKSNKLPASIYFNAFVAMQHEGLKISHENMKLQQWNKYIESYITELKITDTNDILNIEKLRNAYELIIMPQISLATIQGFTPNWSYSRTIR